The nucleotide window tttcaatgtaaaaATTGGGTATAGAGAAAAAAATGACTACAATAAGAATTTTTGTACTTATTTCAATTGTAACTGATAACACCGTTAATTTCCCGGCAATGACGCCAAAacttgatcacgcccaactatgccttacaaaaggacaatgcggacgttgcaaatataacctgagtatttatgcccactgtcgaatccacagagaattaacctatcaattgctttcgttggacttactaaattctttagagtcaacttccccaaacgttgtgaataacagttgatggtatatttaataactaagattgaaagtcaataaacagtggtaaactaaatatgcttaagttgtgaacaataatgagagggttctaaggtagtgatttcccctattgatgaaATCTCTTCCGTTTATGCTTCATATAGATTTACCAACACATCTCTATCAACCATGAACACTCAAATTATCGTGAATCTCTCCtgagtaatcacgataatttactagacgcactctcccgagatacggtagctggctttgtttattacagttcactttagattgcacccaagacttcgttatccctaatcccgcctttaaacccgcagttatagatctctcttatactttgggagtgatattgttcacaattacctacatatgcactctctcccgagttatgcatactaaataggcacaaccaattgaggatcctgtcaattaactacaacaaacacgtagttgaacaaatagagattaaacttgcaaactatattaacataatcaagaagttcatccttcaataggttccatcaaaaccctagacaaaggatttagctactcatgacactgggtaaataaactatgaaaatattcatgatcaaaattgcaagaaaaataaacagaagaagaaaatatgatgttttgggtgatctctcacacttgtttttCTTGCCAAAGTACTTTCTAAAACATTGTCTTCCTCCCTTGGGCGAGTTCTattgtttaatatagggttttgggctaaaaatcccatGTTTTGCACTTCAGTCCCTCAATTTTCCGCTTCCTGCCGCGGTCCTACCGCGGTTACGGCAGGACCGCGACCAACTATCCTCTCAGAATCCGCAACAGCCTTCTGCCGCGGTCCGACCGCGGTTACGCCGAGACCGCGACGGTccatctccagttctggttttgctGCCTTCGCGTGGTGCACTTAGCGGATATTGTACGATTGACCTCTTTTTCTCCGTAATTGATCTCAAAAGTACTCCATAGACTTTCTTTTATTGTATATAGCTTGCAAAGCATGAAAAGCACTAatcagagcattttgttatcactttttactataaaaactatacaagaaggtggttctttagggcctaattatagtccaattcacctattatcaataGTACTCcaactttttttcattttacgtCATTTTAATCAAATGTAACTTTTTCATTTTGAATGTTCTTATCCTTCTGCTTTTTATATACTCCTAATAAGTATGATCACATCTGCATTTCAAAATTAAAGTGCTTTTCTTTTATTGATACACCTAAAGTTGAGATTTTTCAACTTTCAGGTTTCGTGGAGAATGTTCTTTCAACTGTCGGCATCTTTTGTTCAAACAAAGTGGATATGATTAAGGTTGATAACCTGGTTGGTAGCAAGTCAGTTAAAGGAATTCCACTTCTACATATTAAAGCTAATCAAGTTTATTACTCTCCAATAaaagcttgtttggatggttgttacttaTTGTACTGTATCgcattgttactttaaatataatatttgttttgattattacgtaaattttattgtatcgtatcgttaaatccatcgttatataacgacgaaatgtgccactttatgtaacgaccgatttggtgtggtcgcgtcgttaccttgtccttttctctcaatctcaccctttattattattaaataattttattttatcatttaccctatctttttatatattaattttaccctgtacataatttttctttataatattgtaaGTTTATTCTTTATATTGCTGGTGCATGATATCATGACACGATGGCAaacgacacaatctatccaaCCATTATATTTATCAAACGATAAAATACAATACGATAAGATACGTTATAAAACGATAACAACCTAAGGTGATTATAGATAAATTTATATGAAAAATCATAATTGGTAACTTGATAAAAATGATAAACAACCTGCTATTAGATATTAAACTAAATTGACAGCAAAAGAAATTGATACACTCCCTTGTAACTAATAGAGCTACAATTATTCGCTCAAGCACTTTTTTCCAACATACATCTAATTCAAGAGCGAATTAAACCATTTTCTGCTGTTAAAAACATAAATTGAGGAGAACCAATCAGAACAAAATATTCTCTAGAataacaagtaataaaagaaggcttaatagAAGTCATATAATTAGAAATTTTACCTGTAACAAAGGTAtacaccttatttattataaactaaaattattttaaaatattattttatatagctaccttttatattttatagcaaaataagtatttatgatATATACTACCCTgattgtagttgtattcatgaatacagcagcgcgaatacatgtgaatatataTGCGTACACCTGAAACTATATTATGCTGAGCAAAATACAGAGTTTCAGATGTAGGGCTAAATTGACAATGGACTTTAGGCCTGCATTAGCAGCCCAACTATTTCTTTTCCAAGTCAACAACTCATACTTGGGCCTACTACTATTACTACTATAGAAACATGGGCACTTGCAATTGAAGCGTTTTCCACAAAACCAACTCAAGACAAAAGCATTATCATCTACTTAACCACTAATTAAAATCGAACAAAAGACTCTGCATATAAAGTAAAAAATTATCAACCGCTGAAACTCGCCTGAATCCAGAATACTAATTGCTAAATAATGTCATAGTACTAACTAAAATTGTCTTCGAGAAAAAAAGTTTGACCTTTTTCACAGGAAAATTTTGATCAAGGAATTGCCTTTTCCAGTATCATCTTCTTCGTCATCATCATCTCGCAATCCCCACAAGAATAAGGACAATTGCCTATCAATATTATTAAGTTGTAACTTATAATCAACACATGACATTCCCATATGCCATGAATCTCTACACATAACACAGAATATTCTCCAGCATTTAGGACACGCCCGGATCAAAAACCTCTTTTTATCATCAATCAAAACCCCTGTACAATCCAAAAAGGGGCATTCGATTACCAGTGGCGAAGCCAAAACCTCCGTTTCTCTGATCGCATCTTTTACCCGATCGAGAAAATCTTTCGGCATTAAAGACTCAATATCCAAAATTCTCTTGCAACTAGAAACAGGGCATTTCAGTTCTTTTATATCTTCATCGATTTTTTCTCCTATATAATTTCTTATGCATTCTTCACAATAATAGTGCCTGCAACTGCTGCCCCGTATCAACGTATTAGGGGGTTTCGCATCGTCACAAATTTCACAATAAGTGCAAGACGATTCCCCCTTTTCGCGAATGCTATTCACAGTGCTAATTGACCCGTAAATAACAGAATAGCGCGTGTTTATAACTTGCTTACCCTGCACTTTTGAGCATAATCCCAAGTTCAAGTTTTTTCCTGAGTGGAACTGCGCTGAGAAGAACAGAATTTGTTGTAattctacatcttcttcatcttcatcgt belongs to Nicotiana tabacum cultivar K326 chromosome 6, ASM71507v2, whole genome shotgun sequence and includes:
- the LOC107799213 gene encoding uncharacterized protein LOC107799213 produces the protein MSRISHPKRKIEDTIWAASKRLQNYRSRRRRRKYKKSAGGASEKTETESVKNQMFDSADASDIFLENFDVMCDKKDDEDEEDVELQQILFFSAQFHSGKNLNLGLCSKVQGKQVINTRYSVIYGSISTVNSIREKGESSCTYCEICDDAKPPNTLIRGSSCRHYYCEECIRNYIGEKIDEDIKELKCPVSSCKRILDIESLMPKDFLDRVKDAIRETEVLASPLVIECPFLDCTGVLIDDKKRFLIRACPKCWRIFCVMCRDSWHMGMSCVDYKLQLNNIDRQLSLFLWGLRDDDDEEDDTGKGNSLIKIFL